The sequence TGACGCCAGCTTGACGCCTTTAGGGACAACCCCTTTGCCCTATATATCAACATAACTAATTCTTTCAGTCTTTGACACCCTCATACTCTCCATCATCCTAGCTAACTCATCATCATATTCATAActcccccccctctctctctctctccctccctccTTCCCTATGGAGTGCCCTTGAGCACATGTTTTTAGTCACCAACACACGTGTGAATTTTCCCACATTTTGCACTTCCATATAGCTCTTTTCTGGGGTGCCTTGATTGCCTCGTGCAAGGggatacatacacacacacacaccatgTTGCAGGATGTTTTTGATCAGCCACTGCCACCAAAGGCCGAACCACAACAGCAACTTCCCCTTGTAATAATCTCCAGCCAGCGGTCTCATTCATATCTTCCATGTTAATGCATGCATGTGTTCTGCCtaccttaattaattagttaatttgtgTCATGACTCATGACATGGTGTGATCTTAACCCAAAATTCATGAAACTTTACAAGTTTGTTTGTTTCCATTTTGGAATCTCTTTCTCAGGAATATATTCAAGTCTAAGGCTAAGTTGTTTACAATTGTCTCGTGATATTGGACCACTTGTGATTCCATTTTTTCATGCATGCATGAATGATATATatggttgttttatttttatgtttttttgcaagtttgatatattatttcccagTGCTAATAGAATTAAAGCCATTCTCAAATTCTTTTCCAGGCTTCTCTGGCAATTTGCAGGGAGGAACGGGttcttttctctcaatttatagagttggggggggggggggcataaTGCTTATTGACTAGCAATAAGAAAGAACGTATTAGAGATTCCGCAATAATTATTAGTCtttgtccttttttttcttctatattaTCCTATCCAATCCAAGACAATGCCATTTACCAAAGATGTCATTTTCTGAGGGCAACATTGTAAACTGCAAGTGATATCAATTTCTACATGATTTTCAGTGTGATAGCTAGCCATTTAAACATAGCTTTCGATTGTTGTGGAATATATATCTTTCTGTGGTTGCCTATTTGCcaattttgatattcttattcatTTAGAGAGGGGAGAGGAGACTTGAGGAACACTTCACATATATAGCATTATGTGTTCTTTTAAGtgccttttaatttaattcctaTTAAATCAGTTTCCATACACTAAACAAACACAACGTAGCATGGCATGAGGTTCCTTCTTTGTTACAAACATACAAGTAACATTATCACGCTAAGGCATAAATGCCCATCTTTTTCAATTTCCTAAAAAAACCAACCCTCTTGTAGAATTTATCTGTACATGACCAAATATAAGCACAACTGATAGAGGACACAACCAACCTAATCTGTATTTGGAGTTCCTCATGATGGGGTATTGTACATTGATTTATTTCGTTGATTTCTAGACAAAGGGCTTGTAGTGATGAACATAACTGATGCTTATAGGCGTGTTACTCACTATTTGATGAAGACACGCAATAAACCAAAGTTTAGACTGATAATAACAAGagaatattattatcttttgaaAGTTTAGACTCTGATCATTATAGGCATGATCCCAATTTCTCTTTTGCTGATAGAAACGAGTCTGATAAGATCACACAGCCATCCCCGTAAGGGAAAACAAATGGTGTAGAATCAGTCTTCTACCTGTTTATAAAGGGTCTATCAAAATGTTATCAATATGTGTCTAATAGTTTTTTTGGTAGTCATGATGCTTACATTGTTTTTCATATCACTGGCTGCAGGATGAAATTTCAAGCCCTCTTAGTGCTCGAATCTTCGAACTTTGTAACACTGATTTTTTTCCAGAGGCTTTGCAAAATTCTGAGGTTACTTCCAGCTCAAACTGTTGTTACGAGGAGAACTCCTCATATGCCACAACAAATATATCTGTAACTGTAGATGTAGACAATAAGTTGAATAGCAATAGCAACACAGTCACCACCCCAACTAGCACTACCACCACCAACACCAACAACAACACAACCAACAGTAGTAACCTGTCTATTTTCTTTGACTCCCAAGAAGAGATTGACAATGACATTTCTGCCTCCATAGACTTCTCACTCTCTCCATCTTTCAATGTTCCCCCATTTCTCCCAGTCTCATCCCAGCAAGAACAGTTTGATTTCTCTTCTGTGCAGCATCAGGTCCAACTAGCAGCATGTTCGGTTGTGGAGGGCTTCACTCAGTATCCCACTGACGCTGTTGCACCTCCTTTTATGGGGGCTCCATTACCTTCTGTTTTTGAAGAGGACTGCATATCTTCAGTCCCTTCTTATATGCCTCTTAACCCCTCATCTCCTTGCACTTATCTCAGTCCTGGCATGCCACCATACATGCCTCATGGCCCCCTTACTACTGCCTTATCAACTGATAGTTCTGGAATATTTGGTGGGAACATTCTTCTTGGTTCTGAACTTCAGACACAAGAATTGGAATACCAAGGAGAAAATGGAAGAATGTATTGTACAGATTCAATTCAGCGGGTGTTTAACCCTCCAGACCTTCAGGTATGAATGATTCTCAAACTATTTAGTTAAGTTCTCCATCATTGCCTTTGTTAACAATACCATCCTAATGAAAAGTGTTCGGTTCGTTCAATATGCTCAGTAACGAGAGAAAAAGAAGTCCTTGtccaaggatttttttttttatttcttatgatGCTAAGCTGTTGTTGTTAGCTTGCTCTTTCAGGTTTCTAGTCTGAAAGGTTGCAGCAGTAAGGTTCTTGACTATAAAGAGTGGCTTTACAAGAGGTGAAAAATCTGCAAAAGATAACGGTCCACAAATTTCTAAGAAGCTGATATGCCCCCATAGAATATATGCCCATATCCATCCATACAGTAGCTAGCATATCAACCCCTTTTATAATCTCATTCTCACCTGTAAAAAGTAGCATAAAATCTGAGCTAGCTAGTAGCAGGAAGGAATCACAACATTCCACAAAAATTGATAACgaacaacatcatcatcagaaaagACCCACTTCATGACAGTTTGTGATGATCAATTTTCCTTTGCGTAGCAAGAAAGTAACTGATTTTGTTTGCAATTTCTTTCCTAGGCACTTGGTACTGAGAGCCAGCAACTAGTACCCGGGGCTGGTGGTTCTGGCACTCTAACACCAGAAATCTCAAACTTAGAGGACTCCTCCTTCAAGGTTGGAAAACTTTCTGTTGagcaaaggaaagaaaagatcaATAGATACatgaagaaaagaaatgaaagaaacttcAGCAAGAAAATTAAGGTACAGTCAAGCTCCTTCCCATCTTCAAAACAGCCACATCatcaaacaaaattgaaatcTTATCATGTTACATATGCATATGCAAGGTATTCCTTGCTTATAAACAACCACTTGTTATTGCATACTTTCAAGTTCAACTAATGATGCAACCAAATATGCAGTATGCCTGCCGCAAAACTCTGGCAGATAGCCGACCTCGAGTTAGAGGAAGGTTTGCAAAGAATGATGACTTTGGAGAAACCAATAGAACTACAAGTAGCAAtcatgaagaagatgatgaagaagaagtaAGATTTCCAGGGCTCATTCATTTATTAAACACTTAACAGGACGCTTTTTATTCAACTATTTGTTGATATAGTTTTTTAACCCTGCAGGTAGTTATGAAAGATGAAGATGATATGGTTGATTCCTCAGATATCTTCGCTCATATCAGTGGGCTGAACTCCTTCAAATGCAACTATTCCATCCAGTCCTGGATTTGACTTAATAGTTTGATCAGTATACCTACATTTAGCCTCTGTAGATTTTTTGCATGGCCATATACCACCCCAGATTTCTCCTATCTGGTTTTGATGGATGAGGAAACTGAATAATTGGGGTCCTAATACTATACAATAagtgaatgaaaaatatatagaaaaaaaactgTATACATTTTTTGCAGACACTACCTTTCTTACTACTTGTATGTACTAAGAATCACATGTTGTATTAACTCAAACGATTTCATTTGTCTCCATGTACTAGTGGAGCTCATTCATGTACtctcttttataatatagtGATAAGGAACTAGTTTTGGTTACATTCAAGGGCTTAAAGcccaaggttttaaatatttttactggcttggaatttgtttttattgaatcTTACAATTAGAAAGTTATCCATTTCTAGTAATCCCGGATTTGATTAaccataataaatgtttttgaaaCAGTGACAACATGCTAAACCAGTTCAATGGATTAAATTGGTGAGACAGAATAGAATGCGtgacttgataaaaaaatcagTTCAATGGGTTACGAAAACATTATAAATAAGAACAGAGAGAAGACTTGGTGTTGTTCCTCCCAAATCCCAAGATGGGAGTGGCAGCAGAGCATGTAGGCCATGTTGCCACCCTTAAGGTGCTAAAAATGAAGGGCACGTTACCGCGACATTAGGGATAGCTTTTAAAAAAGGGGCAGAAATGATATTAGCACCAGTATCTATCAATTTGATGCATTAGTACTCAACACATCATGGTCATAACATTATACAAGGCAGTTTCTCCGTCAATTTCCTCACACACCTACTCTTAacttataataattactaaCTCCACAATTCTCCCCATGGAGCGTTTAGAGAACGTGATTTCAGACACAATCCTCTACGATCCCTCCAACATAGGGTTAGGTTCCTTGGTGGACACTCTCCTCTCCGACTTGGACCAAACCATGTCGTTACCCTCACACTACCATCTCTCATCAGACCTTCCCGATTTCGCCACCACCGTGGAAGAACACTCCGGGATACGACTCATTCACACGCTGATGACGTGTGCGGATTCCCTGCAACGTGGCCACTTCTCATTCGCTGCCTCCCTCATCCAGAACATGCAAGGCTTGTTGGC comes from Glycine soja cultivar W05 chromosome 20, ASM419377v2, whole genome shotgun sequence and encodes:
- the LOC114403366 gene encoding uncharacterized protein LOC114403366, with amino-acid sequence MLQDVFDQPLPPKAEPQQQLPLDEISSPLSARIFELCNTDFFPEALQNSEVTSSSNCCYEENSSYATTNISVTVDVDNKLNSNSNTVTTPTSTTTTNTNNNTTNSSNLSIFFDSQEEIDNDISASIDFSLSPSFNVPPFLPVSSQQEQFDFSSVQHQVQLAACSVVEGFTQYPTDAVAPPFMGAPLPSVFEEDCISSVPSYMPLNPSSPCTYLSPGMPPYMPHGPLTTALSTDSSGIFGGNILLGSELQTQELEYQGENGRMYCTDSIQRVFNPPDLQALGTESQQLVPGAGGSGTLTPEISNLEDSSFKVGKLSVEQRKEKINRYMKKRNERNFSKKIKYACRKTLADSRPRVRGRFAKNDDFGETNRTTSSNHEEDDEEEVVMKDEDDMVDSSDIFAHISGLNSFKCNYSIQSWI